aaatgtatttaaaattttttaatatgtataaaaatattattagacaaAATCCAGCTTTAatcgcaaattttatttttatgttaagcatattcgtttttgtttttctaaaatattagtcattttttaatgaagtgATTAGATCACAATTTTGCACAAATCTTAACCTACGTGAACACAAAACTACACAAATTACACACTACGCAATGCTAACTGATCTGCGACAAGTGTATGTGGAGGTGATAGTTTCTACTAACGCAAAGTTGACTAACGTGGGATTCCAGTGTAGGGTAAACTCGGGTAAGATGgccatagtttttttaaatgcaaaaaacatacttttatttttattattttttaatagcatttGGTATATTACTTCATTAAAGCTTTAAGTATGTAAAACTATCGAcgttaaagagaaaatacttaataaaaattttttattatcaaaatattgaaatattaacattggccatctttcacaacttttagGGAAAAGATGGCCATAGTATTATAGAACAGTtggttacattttttatgtacttaacatttatagaataatgaaaaaacttataattttacatatttagttttattgctacatattatcacatatttaattttatttttaaatatttttcatattaaatgttCACACAAGTTAGgatcaatttaattcattgtcattagtataaaaaaatacatatgatatgtgaaattaaaatattaggtgcaTAACTTAATTCtcgtcttttttaataaaatatatacataaacacttaCCCCAAAATGTCATGGGCTATCTTGCCCAAACTAAAAAAGATAatcatagtatttatttaaaaaatagaaaaggaaataaaatatataattgcacattacaatttacatatttttgttacgtGGGTAACGTTCATTGCAACAGCACAACTGTATTTTATTCAACATTGTGGCAGTTTCTAATGAACACgtgaaaaactttgcaggcagtcaaaaataaaaacgtgatgTAACATCTACAATATCATTATTTCGAATAGTATACGCACATAAATTagagtaaatataaattaaaaatataaattatctttgaaaataattacgagaacacattatttagcaattattggagaaattatagccattggccatcttttccGTATGGCCATCATACCCTAACTTACCCTACCATAATTTTGAGTCTTTTGAGAATTGAACAACACATTGGTAGATGGAAATGTATGTgtgttgaattttaatttaaaatattggttattaataaaataattatataaaatgtaaataaaggaCCATAATACTAccttctattttattaatattaattaaatgcattttagtattaaataaaatacataattgcaTAACCACatacataaaagtataattgtaagaaaatatgctatctaatagaagaaaaataaatgtataaattaacatatatttttatatcaactAATAtcagctttatttttaaaaagttactaaTTTTTCAGATCAATTATGATGAAAACATATGATATTTTGTATCTCTTAGTAGAgatattattagttattttgaaaattacatattatatttgtgaGAATATATACACAACAATTGTTCCACCGAAGAAAAAGAGCGTAACTGGTGAAATCGTTTtggtatgtataaaatttctaatatataaaacaattatatttttaaaaatttataaagataaattatttttattatgttagaTTATATCGAAagtaaaagaaagattttcaaaaatcctaaaacaaaaattgtaatcttTTTCGAACAATCTTAATCGagattgtaatattttttaacatgaaaAGCATTTACAgtatatgaattaaataatgcaaaattcaTGGGTTTAAGTATATCATAACATGAAACTAACATAAAAGTCGTAtgttcattataaaaaatcagaatATACTTAAACCAactgttttgttttattattaatctatataCTACATACGatacaaaaagaataattaaagaacaattaaattaagttaaatcaTCCATTGTTGTACGCACAAGCGCACTGACTTTATTAGTATCAAAAAAGagtgttttttcttttactgtTGTTTTCCGAATTAAACATGAACTTGAATACCTCATAGTTTGACAGTTTTGTATCTTGGTTCAAAACATATGATGTAATCTCACGACTCTAGTGTACTTGCCGTTAAATAGCACTGAAGAGAAATGTGAGTCGAAACGTATACGGacttaatgtatatttatatatttaatttgattacgTTTACGTTGCAACGTGAGAATTTTATTCATAGTAAAGATTTGCATAAGTACACCTAGTGCTGGCTTTTATTGGCGATATTCTCTTAATGTTTTTCATTCATTTGTATTATTACACAATTACATACAAATACTTTcttaaacgtttttaaattttcccctctaatcttaatttttttattactagaTGCAAGCAATATAAGTTGTGAAGAGAGATTCCATCGCTCTTCACAACTTATATTGTTTGATCAGATAGGAAAACTTGTGTTTGAAATTCTAAACTAAAACtctttttaaacatatcattGAAGTAAGATGCCTTATACGATCTGCATCGGATCTTGGcgataagtataatttttctattatattcttaGCTCAtataaactgcgcgccgacaggTTTCGTCGGTCTTGAAACACGATTAGGCTAAACATATGCGAAGAATAATACCATATGCCTCGGTGGTCAAATTGGCTAGGATGCCGTCACGGAATGATGGGAGATCCAGGTTCGAACCCCGACTGtaggcctattctgtaactcgttaagaggtgtcggtatcgttatactgtcgttgcgcagcttttttgccatataaaatatctgcgcaaCAACTGTATAATGATACCGAATACctcttaacgagttacagaataggcctactgagatattatttttcgcaataaatttatttacagttttcgAGGAAGAAGGGATTTCATGATGTTggtaagcatattatatttcaccTAGTAACTGTGTTTCAATACTGACGAAACCTGTCGGCGCACAGTTTATATAagctaagaatattaaattaataaaaaaattatacacattGCCAAAATTCAATGTAGATCGTATAGGGCCTTTTACTTTAatgatatgtttaaaacatttatcggtcggaaaattaatatttacaagtcGCTTAAAAAGATGTTCTTTAAAGATATGCTGgttttattgcgaaaaaaaataccataattttttattccctCACAATCGACTCATGTTTGCCTCCATAGAGCTCCGTATGTACTTATTGGCGACAACaaggtttgaaaaaattaaaccatATCTGAGAAATCTTGCAGACCAACGGACGGATAAACTAATAATCAATCCaacactaaaattataaaattataaaataatttgatacgctgaactgtttaataattataattcacactatatttttacataatttttacatatattgaatgtaaacatatatattatgacaGATAACAGGAGCAGCTCATGGTATAGGAAAGGAATTAGCAATTGGATATGCTTCATTAGGAGCAACAGTAGTATGTTGGGATATTAATgaagaaaacaataataaaacactaaatgatattaaaaacatgGGAAGAACCTCTGTGTATGCATATCGGTAAATTGAcactacttttttttacaaaactcaGTAAAACAAAAAGATCACTCGAAAAAGTTAGACATATATGCCTAAATGTCTATTATCACACTAATTATACTTTCCTCACATTTCACAGGTGTAATGTAGCAAATAGAGAAGAAGTCTTTAAAGTAGCcgagaaagtaaaaaaagaaataggcGACGTTACTATCTTGATCAATAATGCCGGTATAGGGTTTGCAAAATCATTCCTAAATCACAGTCTCGATGAAATTGAGCGAATCACAAACATCAATCTAACAGGGCATTATTGGGCAAGTAAAATATCTAACACAGAAATAAATGCATgagtttttttctaattttgatGAACATTGGTTATATTATAACTCAGACTGAAATAAgagatacatatttttttataaataatcttaCATGCgttaaggaaataaaatatctcttttaaaaaattaacttttttatttcttaacatGTCATTGAAATAACAAGAAACATCAAAATCGGAGGAATTCTGTTATGAAAGACGCATgtcacaaaattataaaatatgaaagataATCGTTAACGCAACTACCCAgacaaagtatttataataaatatttatgataaacattcataaatatttattattatttacttttttaaattatataaattatataaatatttttatacaatatttaatataaatagatttattatttatttattataaataaaaatatagagcGGAGAGGAGGTAATTATAAACTATCATTTAAAGAActcagtaaatatttatgtgatataATTCTCGTCAGTACAAGTTTGTTACTCATAGAGTTctattaatcatattataagCAGAAATTCTTGAGATAtgcataacaaatataattaaaaatttattgaaaagataaaaaagataacagTTGTAAAACTTGTAAGGTAAGGTGGTATCAAATATTCTcaaaaagttttcaaattatttctttttctatctaaaatctatttgtataactattttttataaatattgtactaTCTtggagatattatttttacacacaaaCTGTGTTAATGTGCCGCTCATAATTGAAACATACTTACGGCGTGTACTACAAGTATATAcatagttaattttttacaaattattcacaaaggtattatttttagacGTTGAAAGCATTCTTACCAAGTATGATTGAAAAGAATCATGGTCATGTTGTAGCACTCTCGTCAGTAGCAGGACTTGTAGGCAGTCCTTATGGGACGATTTACTGCCCTTCGAAAGTTGCAATCAAaggtaatttatatttagtaataatattattgtagctcatatttaattattataatattatataaataatataaacaatataaattatataaataaagataaatgtataaatacatatacatgcgCGCTCGTAACATATAACACAAGCACACATAcatgcgcgcgcacacacgcgttcctacatatgtatattatatatatgcatatataatttatatattatacatatattacatatatttatatacatttatatacatatatatattttttacacacaaatCTAATAAAACACTCTGATAGTGTAAAgagatgtattatatatacatataataataaaatatacttttataatatttctaattgaTAACCGTATTACAGGACTAATGGAAGCTATATCTGAGGAATTACGTGTATTAAGTCATGGAAAGTCCTCTGTTAAATTCACTACTATTTATCCGTCTCTAGTGCTTACTGGACTTGTTAAAAAGCCAAAAATTAGGTAAGTTTGTAACAATAACCCATTGcacataaagataaagataagattGCCTATTCGGTCTGCAATGAATCTTAgtgctaaataataattttttgtgaatttaatatttctacctcatattattaacaatataacgAATACTTTACAATACTATATGCacagtacatttttttacatattaccATAATCggcaaaatcaaaattttattttaataatatagtacatacttttaattgtagtaatacttttttctatttattgataacattattcaattaatgaaatatttacaatgtttacgatagtaaataattaaattctatatatatatatatatatatatatatatatatatatatatatatacacaaggTTGGGAAGTAACGGTTACTTGTAACGCCGTTACCgttttcgttactttttttcagtaacgatcgttacttttttatgtcTGTAACGATAAcgtcgttacatttttatagtaacgGTAACGAATTCAACCGTTACTTTTATCGTTACTTTAGTTTCCTATTATCCTTTAGAGTGAGtcctagatgcgcacagtaataaacggatacagcaggttgagtgaaacggacacagtaacaaacgaacacagaccaaatggacacagtaacaaatgcgcgcagaccaaatgcgcacggaccaaatgcgcacggaccaaatgcgcacggaccaaatgcgcacggaccaaatacGCACGAACCAAATacgcacagtcgcaaacccatatggtgcagagaatgctttgcacacgcacacgtacacacacacacacacacacacacacacacacacacacacacacacacacacacacacacacacacacacacacacacacactatatatatatatatatatatatatatatatatatatatatatatatatataatatatgtatataaatatataggtTTCCGTGGTTAATGAGAGGTTATAAACCACAAGAAGCAGCTTCGTTAATAATTGATGCGCAAAGacgaaattatgaaaatataactCTACCTTGGTTTTGGCTAccaataataaagattataaggtatgtaaattttgcaaatggaAATGttaatacactgagaaaaaaaagttgttaatttgactaaattttccaattacattaaaatttgtctattcaagtatttatatatttcaattaattatataaatattataaatacttaaattaaaatttaaggttttaattaaatgcataaatttttgaactaacaaaactttaatttagttaaaattttttttgttttcagttaaaattttaatttagttaaattttatcaaatcaacaatatttttttctcagtgtatatatacatatatatagaataatacacacacacacacacacacacacacacacacacacacacacacacacatacacaatcATTTCTACATATTCGACAATAAGCAGAATAATTTACTGTAAACATATTAGTAtactaattgtaaatattgttaacttcctttattaaattaaatatttacaatgtaaatatttaatttaacagaagaacttaataattaatatattactaatatGTTTACAGTGAACTTAGCCAGTCAGTCGA
This sequence is a window from Monomorium pharaonis isolate MP-MQ-018 chromosome 3, ASM1337386v2, whole genome shotgun sequence. Protein-coding genes within it:
- the LOC105837148 gene encoding short-chain dehydrogenase/reductase family 16C member 6 isoform X2, yielding MMKTYDILYLLVEILLVILKITYYICENIYTTIVPPKKKSVTGEIVLITGAAHGIGKELAIGYASLGATVVCWDINEENNNKTLNDIKNMGRTSVYAYRCNVANREEVFKVAEKVKKEIGDVTILINNAGIGFAKSFLNHSLDEIERITNINLTGHYWTLKAFLPSMIEKNHGHVVALSSVAGLVGSPYGTIYCPSKVAIKGLMEAISEELRVLSHGKSSVKFTTIYPSLVLTGLVKKPKIRILPDNAIKYIMDFIGIGVYPDD
- the LOC105837148 gene encoding short-chain dehydrogenase/reductase family 16C member 6 isoform X3; protein product: MMKTYDILYLLVEILLVILKITYYICENIYTTIVPPKKKSVTGEIVLITGAAHGIGKELAIGYASLGATVVCWDINEENNNKTLNDIKNMGRTSVYAYRCNVANREEVFKVAEKVKKEIGDVTILINNAGIGFAKSFLNHSLDEIERITNINLTGHYWTLKAFLPSMIEKNHGHVVALSSVAGLVGSPYGTIYCPSKVAIKGLMEAISEELRVLSHGKSSVKFTTIYPSLVLTGLVKKPKIRVSPRCAQ
- the LOC105837148 gene encoding short-chain dehydrogenase/reductase family 16C member 6 isoform X1 — translated: MMKTYDILYLLVEILLVILKITYYICENIYTTIVPPKKKSVTGEIVLITGAAHGIGKELAIGYASLGATVVCWDINEENNNKTLNDIKNMGRTSVYAYRCNVANREEVFKVAEKVKKEIGDVTILINNAGIGFAKSFLNHSLDEIERITNINLTGHYWTLKAFLPSMIEKNHGHVVALSSVAGLVGSPYGTIYCPSKVAIKGLMEAISEELRVLSHGKSSVKFTTIYPSLVLTGLVKKPKIRFPWLMRGYKPQEAASLIIDAQRRNYENITLPWFWLPIIKIIRILPDNAIKYIMDFIGIGVYPDD